AGCTGATCATGCTTCACACCACAAACCTCCCTTGCTTCAACAAGTTAAGAGCTCGAGAGCTAAATCATGTTCAACCCAGATGCGGATACATACTGGAATGAAAGACATTAAACATCTCTAAGGATGGTTCAAATCCAAATTGTACACTTCTACGAATCCTCGCAGTGTAAGAGGTGGTTCAGATATTAGGCCGGCTATGAAGGTGGAGATAAGAGTTATGTGCCTAGGCTAGGGTTTAGGAGAAGCAAATGAATTCCTACAATGAGTGCAGATCCTTAGTCATGTTCTCGTGGTTTAAATAAATAACAGAATAACAGACAACGATTTATAAGGGAGGCGAGCTTACTTCAATGATCTTATCTAGTGAGATCTATTTAAAATGCTCTCAATGTGGTTATGAGATCTCCGCTGGAAACAATGAGATCATGCTTACTGGTAGATGTCCTAGATGCCATGGTCTTCTGTTCATCAAGTATCGCAAACCTGTTTTCAAAGTAAACAAGAACGAGCGAGGTATATGGAGATACTCTTTATTGCCACCCTTCAAGAACAGAGTTACACTTGGTGAAGGCTTAACACCTGTAAGTCGGGTTGAGGAGATACTAGTTAAAAATGAGAAGTTTAATCCTACAGGGCTTTACAGTGATAGAGCATCTGCGTTAATTTCATCCTTTCTTAGAGATATCGATGCTAAAAAGGTTTATGTCGGGTACTCCGAGGAGTTCACGAAATCTCTTATCTATTACCTAGCCGGTGTAAGTCTATATATAGTGGCAAGTAGCATATTCGATATAGATCCGGAAGATATCATGCTCTTCGCTGGCAAAGGGTTAGACCTTGTTTACGAGTATCCGAATGATGCAGCAGTTGTATACTATGAAAACCCCTTAACTATTGAAGGATTAAAGACAATAGTTTTCGAGCTTTATGAAAAGAGTGTTAAAACCGAGAACATAGTTGTCCCAGCGAAGAGCGGTATTCTAGCTTTATCACTTTACAAAGGAATTGAAGATTTAAACGAAGCAGGGATCGAGACTAGCTTTCAAGTCACAGCTGCTACTCTAAAAGGTTTTAATCCGCAGATTCTCAGGAATCTGAGGAGAGTTAAGGTCTTTGAAGTTTCAGAAGTCGAGCTTTATGAAGCGTATAGGAAACTACTGAGAAAAGGATTTAAGATAAAACCTCTTGCAGCATTGAGCTATCATGTTGCAGAGATCATAGGAGACTCTGTAGCCGTTGTAACTATGGGCTACAAGACGCGAACCACAGGTAGAGGAAGTGATGTGAAGAAGCTTGTACTAGACATAGTCTCTAGAAAACCTCTGATAACAGCCTACGAAATATGGAAGGAGAAACCTGTGTACACTCTGAGAGCCGTCTATAAAGCTATTAAGAGCATGGAACTTAATGGAGAAATATGCTTTGAAGTTAAGACAAGAGGTGTACGCAAGGTTAAATTATACAAGCTTTGTTAGTTCTTATTGAACGTTCCATAAGAGTTATATAAGCTAGCTCGCAAGAATCCAACCTGGGATTGAAAATTGAAACTCGTAGACGCCTACACCTATCTTGAGAAGCTTAGAGACTTCATATACTCACTACTCGAATACAGAGATAAAGTTAAGGAGAGCGGATTAGAAGTTATACCCATACGCGAGGCAACACCATTAGTACGCTACGGGTTCATATCCATGTTCAAGAGCGGAGTTATAATGGATGTTACAAACGAGAAGCAGGCTGAGATCGCCGAGAATGCTGGTGCTGTTGGTGTGATGGTTCTAGATAAGTTGCCCTACGATGTGAGAACAGCTGGTGGAGTTGCTAGAACAGCTGATCTCAACGTTATAATGAGCGTGATGAATGCTATAACAATACCTGTCTCAGCTAAGTGTAGAATCGGGCATGCTGAGGAGGCGAGGTTGCTGGAGAATATAGGCGTAGATCTGATAGATGAAAGCGAGGTTCTAACTCCTGTTGACGAGAAAAACCATATTAACAAGTGGGATTTCAAAACACCCTTTGTCAATGGTGCTAGAAATCTGCCGGAAGCTCTCAGGAGAATCTATGAGGGTGCTTCAATGATTAGAACCAAAGGTGAGCCTGGTACAGGTAACGTTGCAGAGGCTGTAAGACATATGAAGCTTGTTAATAGAGATATAGCCACCCTGAGAGGATACCTCCTAGCTGGTGACTACGAAGCTATATGGTTCTATTCGAAGGAGAATAAAGTACCATACGAGCTCGCACTACTAACAGCTAAGCTGGGGAGATTACCAGTGGTTAATTTCGCTGCTGGTGGTATAGCAACACCTGCTGATGCAGCACTAATGATGTGGCTTGGTGCAGATGGTGTGTTCGTGGGCTCTGGTATATTTAAGAGTCAGGACTCTGAGAATAGAGCTAGAGCTATTGTGCTAGCTACATCCTTCTACGATGATCCTGAAACTGTTGTTGAAGCTCAGAAGATGGTGTCTGAGAAGTATTCAATGCTTGGTATCGATGTTAGAATACTGAAACCAGAGCAACTTATGCAGGTTAGAGGTGAGTAAGAATGGTTGTAGTAGGAGTTCTCGCCTTACAGGGAGATTTCCTAGAACACTTGGAAATACTGAGAGAACTCGGTGTTGAGACCAGGATTGTGAAGAAACCTGAAGACCTCTCCACAGTAAACGGGTTAGTAATACCTGGCGGTGAATCGACGACTATAGGAACACTAATGGCGGTCAAGGACCTCGGCGATCACTTAGTTAAGCATCTAGAAAAAGGATTGCCTGTTATGGGAACTTGTGCTGGTGCAATACTACTAGCTAATAAAGTTGCTGACAGGGTTGTTGGTGAAACAAATCAGTACACGCTCAAGGTTATGAACATAAGTATTGTTAGAAACATCTTCGGTAGACAGAGAAACTCCTTCATAGCTAATGTAGAAGTAGAGAACGTGGGAGTAGTAAGAGCTGCTTTTATCAGAGCACCAGGTATAGTTGAGGCGTGGACGCCTGCGAAAATAACAGGCTACGTAGAGCATCCCACAGTCGGAAGAGTTGGTGCAGTAGCTGAGCAG
This Sulfolobales archaeon DNA region includes the following protein-coding sequences:
- a CDS encoding pyridoxal-phosphate dependent enzyme, with product MPPFKNRVTLGEGLTPVSRVEEILVKNEKFNPTGLYSDRASALISSFLRDIDAKKVYVGYSEEFTKSLIYYLAGVSLYIVASSIFDIDPEDIMLFAGKGLDLVYEYPNDAAVVYYENPLTIEGLKTIVFELYEKSVKTENIVVPAKSGILALSLYKGIEDLNEAGIETSFQVTAATLKGFNPQILRNLRRVKVFEVSEVELYEAYRKLLRKGFKIKPLAALSYHVAEIIGDSVAVVTMGYKTRTTGRGSDVKKLVLDIVSRKPLITAYEIWKEKPVYTLRAVYKAIKSMELNGEICFEVKTRGVRKVKLYKLC
- the pdxS gene encoding pyridoxal 5'-phosphate synthase lyase subunit PdxS, whose amino-acid sequence is MKLVDAYTYLEKLRDFIYSLLEYRDKVKESGLEVIPIREATPLVRYGFISMFKSGVIMDVTNEKQAEIAENAGAVGVMVLDKLPYDVRTAGGVARTADLNVIMSVMNAITIPVSAKCRIGHAEEARLLENIGVDLIDESEVLTPVDEKNHINKWDFKTPFVNGARNLPEALRRIYEGASMIRTKGEPGTGNVAEAVRHMKLVNRDIATLRGYLLAGDYEAIWFYSKENKVPYELALLTAKLGRLPVVNFAAGGIATPADAALMMWLGADGVFVGSGIFKSQDSENRARAIVLATSFYDDPETVVEAQKMVSEKYSMLGIDVRILKPEQLMQVRGE
- the pdxT gene encoding pyridoxal 5'-phosphate synthase glutaminase subunit PdxT, yielding MVVVGVLALQGDFLEHLEILRELGVETRIVKKPEDLSTVNGLVIPGGESTTIGTLMAVKDLGDHLVKHLEKGLPVMGTCAGAILLANKVADRVVGETNQYTLKVMNISIVRNIFGRQRNSFIANVEVENVGVVRAAFIRAPGIVEAWTPAKITGYVEHPTVGRVGAVAEQDSILALTFHPEITGDKKIYQYFVTKIKR